The Shewanella sp. MTB7 genome includes a window with the following:
- a CDS encoding DNA alkylation repair protein — protein MNQYERYTSRLRDDLRKISSDEKAESSRRYFPDGINCIGANAADIKSIITGFHSDFYSGSHSDNAELTAIEVLAITEHLLSTAQCHEDNLVAFGLLNKLVKKNYDDDLLLRFEYWLEHYTNNWAQVDDLCIKTIYQFLLARPHLIEKTQHWANSEVSWCRRASNVVWVKFIKRGMGKSTYYLDKQLVFNNCDLLIDDTDEFVQKSIGWLLKVTSQHYEDDVIKYIENNVTKMTRSTMRCAIEKMDAATRQRLLSLK, from the coding sequence ATGAACCAGTATGAAAGATATACAAGTAGATTAAGAGATGATCTAAGGAAAATAAGCTCTGATGAGAAAGCGGAATCTAGTCGCCGCTACTTTCCTGATGGTATAAATTGTATTGGGGCAAATGCTGCAGATATTAAGTCCATTATTACTGGTTTTCACTCCGACTTTTACTCCGGTTCCCACTCAGATAACGCGGAGTTAACTGCAATTGAGGTATTGGCGATTACTGAGCATCTCCTTTCGACTGCGCAGTGTCATGAGGATAACCTCGTTGCTTTTGGTCTTCTGAATAAGTTAGTCAAAAAGAATTATGATGATGATTTGTTGTTGCGATTTGAATACTGGTTAGAACACTATACAAATAATTGGGCTCAGGTTGATGATCTGTGTATAAAAACCATTTATCAGTTTCTGTTGGCTCGTCCCCATTTGATAGAGAAAACCCAGCATTGGGCAAACTCTGAGGTGTCGTGGTGCCGACGAGCGAGCAATGTCGTTTGGGTAAAGTTCATCAAAAGAGGGATGGGGAAATCGACATATTATTTAGATAAGCAGTTGGTCTTTAACAACTGTGACTTGCTTATTGATGATACAGATGAATTTGTCCAAAAAAGCATTGGCTGGTTGCTAAAAGTTACATCCCAGCATTATGAGGATGATGTCATTAAATATATCGAGAACAATGTAACTAAGATGACGAGGTCAACGATGCGCTGTGCCATTGAGAAAATGGATGCAGCAACAAGACAAAGGCTATTATCTCTAAAGTGA